Proteins from a genomic interval of Diaphorobacter sp. HDW4A:
- a CDS encoding acyl-CoA dehydrogenase family protein, whose translation MDFSLSPELRVLRDRTRRFIAEQVIPLERDPRQSTHGPSEELRRELVGLARDAGLLTPHASKELGGMGLTHVEKAVVFEEAGYSWLGPTAMNIHAPDEGNIHLMEEVATHAQKERWLRPQVEGKLRSCFAMTEPSPGAGADPSMLATTAVKDGSDYVINGTKWFITGAEGADYVIIMARMEDGSATMFLSDMDRPEIVLERSMDAMDSCFTGGHGVLRFDNLRVPEADVLGEIGKGFRYAQVRLAPARLTHCMRWLGQARRAHEVALEYTRKRQAFGKPLAEHEGVGFMLADNDMDLHSARMNIWHTAWLLDQGEKGNYESSRAKVICSEAEWRVVDRCVQMLGGMGVTGETPVMRIFSDMRAFRIYDGPSEVHRWSMARKLVHMAEKAAAEAHA comes from the coding sequence ATGGACTTTTCGCTTTCCCCCGAGTTGCGCGTGCTGCGTGACAGAACGCGGCGCTTTATTGCCGAGCAGGTGATTCCGCTGGAGCGCGATCCGCGCCAGTCCACGCATGGTCCGAGCGAGGAGCTGCGCCGCGAGCTGGTGGGCCTTGCGCGCGACGCCGGGCTGCTGACGCCACATGCGTCGAAAGAACTGGGCGGCATGGGACTTACACACGTCGAGAAGGCGGTGGTGTTCGAGGAGGCAGGTTACTCCTGGCTCGGCCCGACGGCGATGAACATTCATGCACCGGACGAAGGCAACATCCACCTGATGGAAGAAGTCGCCACGCACGCACAGAAAGAGCGTTGGCTGCGCCCGCAGGTCGAAGGCAAGCTGCGCTCGTGCTTTGCGATGACCGAGCCGTCGCCGGGGGCAGGTGCCGATCCGTCGATGCTCGCGACCACGGCGGTCAAGGATGGCAGCGACTATGTGATCAACGGCACGAAGTGGTTCATCACCGGCGCCGAGGGCGCGGACTATGTGATCATCATGGCGCGCATGGAGGACGGCTCGGCGACGATGTTCCTCTCCGACATGGACCGCCCCGAAATCGTGCTGGAGCGCAGCATGGACGCGATGGACTCGTGCTTCACCGGCGGCCACGGCGTGCTGCGTTTCGACAATCTGCGTGTGCCCGAGGCCGACGTGCTCGGCGAGATCGGCAAGGGCTTTCGTTACGCGCAGGTGCGACTGGCACCCGCGCGGCTCACGCACTGCATGCGCTGGCTTGGCCAGGCGCGCCGCGCACACGAGGTCGCGCTCGAATACACGCGCAAGCGCCAGGCCTTCGGCAAGCCGCTGGCCGAGCACGAAGGCGTGGGCTTCATGCTGGCCGACAACGACATGGATCTGCACTCCGCGCGCATGAACATCTGGCACACGGCATGGCTGCTCGATCAGGGTGAAAAGGGCAACTACGAATCGAGCCGCGCCAAGGTGATCTGCTCCGAAGCCGAATGGCGCGTGGTGGACCGCTGCGTGCAGATGCTCGGCGGCATGGGCGTGACAGGTGAGACGCCGGTGATGCGCATCTTCAGTGACATGCGCGCCTTCCGCATCTATGACGGCCCGAGCGAAGTGCACCGCTGGAGCATGGCGCGCAAGCTGGTGCACATGGCCGAAAAAGCGGCTGCGGAGGCACACGCATGA
- a CDS encoding GntR family transcriptional regulator, giving the protein MARTQTEQADEQTTQQEGRSDSASGSVFYGIMKGLENQSFVPGQRLVEVDLAAQYGVSRNSVREALQRLCAEGVIELSRNKGAAIRSLTLKQTLEVLDVAERMTGLLAKSAAQGIADGQSPEPITQALRELGLADQANDSEAFARARRSLYRAFLVASDSQEMRRLFPSIQMPIVYAQHRPATLQKVRMRDYQTMSEAILAGNAAAADKAGMAHVQNVRAAIVRQHEARTG; this is encoded by the coding sequence ATGGCGCGCACCCAGACCGAGCAAGCAGACGAGCAGACAACACAACAGGAAGGCCGCAGTGACAGTGCCTCTGGCAGTGTCTTCTACGGCATCATGAAAGGGCTCGAAAACCAGTCGTTCGTGCCCGGCCAGCGGCTCGTGGAAGTGGATCTCGCCGCGCAATACGGCGTGAGCCGCAACTCGGTGCGCGAGGCCCTGCAGCGCCTCTGCGCAGAAGGCGTGATCGAACTCTCGCGCAACAAGGGCGCGGCGATCCGTTCGCTCACACTGAAGCAGACGCTCGAAGTGCTCGACGTGGCCGAACGCATGACCGGCCTGCTCGCGAAAAGCGCCGCACAGGGCATCGCCGACGGCCAGTCGCCCGAGCCCATCACGCAGGCCCTGCGCGAACTCGGTCTCGCCGACCAGGCCAACGACAGCGAAGCCTTTGCGCGCGCACGCCGCAGCCTCTATCGCGCATTCCTCGTCGCGAGTGACAGCCAGGAAATGCGCCGCCTGTTCCCCTCCATCCAGATGCCCATCGTCTACGCTCAGCACCGCCCGGCCACACTGCAAAAAGTGCGCATGCGCGACTACCAGACCATGAGCGAGGCGATCCTCGCGGGCAACGCAGCGGCGGCGGACAAGGCGGGGATGGCGCATGTGCAGAACGTGCGGGCGGCGATTGTTCGCCAGCACGAAGCGCGCACGGGCTAG
- a CDS encoding PLP-dependent aminotransferase family protein, producing the protein MSEARRSAPIADKLADLIGQQITDGVYQPGDKLPSLRELAQLHRYAKNTVVSAFDLLVSRGMIEPRRGSGFYVSQQLRKPRAVDEDSGQLGRAMDTVWLAREQLITQPEVAAVGDGFPPIEWLADMRMDRYYQKVVRTGLGSLFRYGNRFGYTPLRESLVRKLGVLELAVQPNQLVLTHGANDALDLVIRYFVPPGATVLVDEPGYYLLFGKLKLAGARVIGVPREADGPDLAALERILVNERPRLFFTQSLAHNPTGSDLSVPKAYRLLQLAERHNLVIVEDDPFADFKPTSAVRLSTLDQLERTIYVGSFSKSFSAALRVGYIACSAALANDLADLKALIHVSGSEYCERMVDVMLREGRYERHLVKLRQKLGAATEQAQQWLDAQGCEVFARNAQTLYLWVKFPGVEDSLQFAEALLPHGVKMAPGRVFHLDSSAPSAWSRCNVPAMLDPRFQKAVGELLGSTKT; encoded by the coding sequence ATGAGCGAGGCACGGCGCTCCGCACCGATTGCGGACAAACTGGCGGATCTGATCGGCCAGCAGATCACCGACGGCGTCTACCAGCCCGGCGACAAGCTGCCGTCGCTGCGCGAGCTCGCGCAGCTGCACCGCTACGCCAAGAACACCGTGGTGTCGGCGTTCGACCTGCTGGTCTCGCGCGGCATGATCGAGCCGCGCCGGGGATCGGGCTTCTACGTGTCGCAGCAACTGCGCAAGCCCCGCGCAGTGGACGAGGACAGTGGCCAGCTCGGCCGCGCGATGGACACCGTGTGGCTCGCGCGCGAGCAGCTCATCACCCAGCCCGAGGTGGCGGCGGTGGGCGATGGTTTTCCGCCCATCGAATGGCTGGCCGACATGCGCATGGACCGCTACTACCAGAAGGTGGTACGCACCGGGCTGGGCTCGCTGTTCCGCTACGGCAACCGCTTTGGCTACACGCCACTGCGCGAGAGTCTGGTGCGCAAGCTCGGCGTGCTGGAGCTGGCCGTGCAACCGAACCAGCTGGTGCTCACGCACGGCGCGAACGACGCGCTCGATCTGGTGATCCGCTACTTCGTGCCGCCTGGTGCGACTGTGCTGGTGGACGAGCCCGGCTACTACCTGCTGTTCGGCAAACTCAAGCTTGCGGGAGCGCGCGTGATTGGCGTGCCGCGCGAGGCCGACGGCCCCGATCTCGCGGCGCTCGAACGCATCCTCGTCAACGAGCGCCCGCGCCTGTTCTTCACCCAGTCGCTCGCGCATAACCCCACGGGCTCGGACCTCAGCGTGCCCAAGGCCTATCGCTTGCTGCAGCTCGCCGAGCGCCACAATCTGGTGATCGTCGAGGACGACCCGTTCGCCGATTTCAAGCCCACCTCTGCCGTGCGCCTGTCGACGCTCGACCAGCTTGAGCGCACGATCTACGTGGGTAGTTTTTCCAAATCATTCTCGGCCGCGCTGCGCGTGGGCTACATCGCCTGCAGCGCCGCGCTCGCCAACGATCTGGCCGATCTCAAGGCGCTGATCCACGTGAGCGGCTCGGAATACTGCGAGCGGATGGTCGACGTGATGCTGCGCGAGGGCCGCTACGAACGCCACCTTGTCAAGCTGCGCCAGAAGCTCGGCGCCGCCACCGAACAGGCCCAGCAGTGGCTCGACGCGCAAGGCTGCGAGGTCTTCGCGCGCAACGCGCAGACGCTGTATCTGTGGGTGAAGTTTCCGGGCGTCGAGGACTCGCTGCAGTTCGCCGAAGCGCTGCTGCCCCACGGCGTGAAGATGGCACCGGGCCGGGTGTTCCATCTTGACTCGTCGGCACCGTCGGCCTGGTCGCGCTGCAACGTGCCGGCAATGCTGGATCCGAGGTTTCAGAAGGCGGTGGGGGAATTGCTGGGGAGCACAAAAACCTAG
- a CDS encoding hydroxymethylglutaryl-CoA reductase, degradative: protein MAIDSRLPNFRALNPAQRWDHVANACNLSAEEHALIANPGALPMTLADGMIENVVGTFELPMGVAGNFQINGRDVLVPLAVEEPSIIAAASYMAKLAREDGGFQTSSTLPLMRAQVQILGVNDPYGARIALFKARDEILALANSRDKVLIGLGGGCKDIEVHVFPSTPRGPMVVMHLIVDVRDAMGANTVNTMAESVSPLIEKLTGGSVRLRILSNLADLRLARARVRVTAQTLTTKERSGEEIIEGILDAYTFAAIDPYRAATHNKGIMNGIDPVIVATGNDWRAVEAGAHAYACRNGHYTSLTTWEKDNSGALVGTIELPMPVGLVGGATKTHPLARLALKIMDVKSAQELGEIAAAVGLAQNMGALRALATEGIQRGHMALHARNIALVAGAVGEEVEQVAKRLAAEHDVRTDRALEVLAELRAKS, encoded by the coding sequence ATGGCCATCGACTCCCGCCTCCCCAATTTCCGCGCCCTCAACCCCGCCCAACGCTGGGACCATGTGGCCAATGCCTGCAACCTGAGCGCCGAAGAACACGCGCTCATCGCCAACCCCGGCGCGCTGCCGATGACGCTGGCCGACGGCATGATCGAGAACGTGGTCGGCACGTTCGAGCTGCCCATGGGCGTGGCCGGCAACTTCCAGATCAACGGACGCGACGTGCTCGTACCGCTGGCCGTGGAGGAGCCTTCGATCATCGCCGCCGCCTCGTACATGGCCAAGCTAGCCCGTGAAGACGGCGGCTTCCAGACTTCGAGCACCCTGCCGCTGATGCGCGCGCAAGTGCAGATCCTCGGCGTGAACGATCCCTACGGCGCGCGCATTGCGCTGTTCAAGGCACGCGATGAAATCCTCGCGCTCGCCAACAGCCGCGACAAGGTGCTGATCGGTCTTGGCGGCGGTTGCAAGGACATCGAGGTCCATGTGTTCCCGAGCACGCCGCGCGGCCCCATGGTGGTGATGCACCTGATCGTCGACGTGCGCGACGCGATGGGCGCGAACACTGTCAACACCATGGCCGAATCGGTGTCGCCGCTGATCGAGAAGCTCACCGGCGGCTCGGTGCGCCTGCGCATCCTGTCGAACCTGGCCGACCTGCGCCTGGCCCGTGCCCGCGTGCGCGTCACCGCCCAGACGCTGACCACCAAGGAGCGCAGCGGCGAGGAAATCATCGAGGGTATTCTGGACGCCTACACCTTCGCGGCCATCGATCCCTACCGCGCGGCCACGCACAACAAGGGCATCATGAACGGCATCGACCCGGTCATCGTCGCCACCGGCAACGACTGGCGCGCAGTGGAAGCCGGCGCGCACGCCTACGCCTGCCGCAATGGCCACTACACCTCGCTCACCACCTGGGAGAAGGACAACAGCGGCGCGCTGGTTGGCACCATCGAGCTGCCGATGCCCGTGGGCCTCGTGGGCGGCGCGACCAAGACGCACCCGCTGGCGCGTCTGGCCCTCAAGATCATGGACGTGAAGTCGGCGCAGGAGCTTGGCGAGATCGCCGCCGCCGTCGGCCTCGCGCAGAACATGGGCGCTCTGCGCGCTCTTGCCACCGAAGGCATCCAGCGCGGCCACATGGCCCTGCACGCACGCAACATCGCGCTGGTCGCGGGGGCTGTGGGTGAAGAAGTCGAGCAGGTCGCCAAACGCCTGGCCGCCGAGCACGACGTGCGCACCGACCGGGCCCTGGAAGTGCTGGCCGAGCTGCGCGCCAAGAGCTGA
- a CDS encoding tripartite tricarboxylate transporter permease codes for MDPVLIEQIGVAAAMGLIGAVVFAAIGLVSGTDETTTLAPLTLLVVLLGVPPAGVFTFFLAGAVAKHMTHAVPTALLGIPGDTLATPLLQDADLLRKLGVPHIALRKMISGAIIAAFVAVPLAVLFAVMLAPFGQAITKTAPWIFLCAALLIAYFSKGRWAAVALLIPFVVVIIALQTLTAKYDTKLSISYFLGIAIGPLIADLFTVMSPQGRERMKRDKVRQFNLAPDVKGWSGYFPNPFKVIDKTQTRWTLVTAGISSATFVFSPVAMTVVLGELVGSRIKHAYHRLTTVLAARNGVTEATYIAEALIPLIAFGLPLSPVAAGPAAPLFNAPPRFTVDAATGQTHNLHNLMSHWEFLGYGLLAVALAALVSYPFAMNYARRAAMFVSRKVSHEAIIATFVGLIIVISVWEGALLGLLVILTMGLMGGLLSRNFGFNTGVQFMGYYTAVLSVPALIKLF; via the coding sequence ATGGATCCCGTCCTCATTGAACAAATCGGCGTTGCCGCCGCCATGGGCCTGATCGGCGCCGTGGTCTTCGCGGCCATTGGTCTCGTCTCGGGCACCGATGAAACCACCACGCTCGCGCCGCTCACGCTGCTGGTCGTGCTGCTGGGCGTGCCGCCCGCAGGCGTCTTCACCTTCTTCCTGGCTGGCGCCGTCGCCAAGCACATGACGCACGCGGTGCCCACCGCGCTGCTCGGCATTCCGGGCGACACGCTCGCCACGCCGCTACTACAAGACGCGGACCTGCTGCGCAAGCTCGGCGTGCCGCACATCGCCCTGCGCAAGATGATCTCCGGCGCCATCATTGCCGCCTTCGTCGCCGTGCCGCTGGCCGTGCTGTTCGCCGTGATGCTCGCGCCGTTCGGCCAGGCCATCACCAAGACTGCGCCGTGGATTTTTCTGTGCGCCGCGCTGCTGATCGCCTACTTCTCCAAGGGCCGCTGGGCCGCCGTCGCGCTGCTGATTCCGTTCGTCGTGGTGATCATCGCGCTGCAAACGCTGACCGCCAAGTACGACACCAAGCTCAGCATCAGTTACTTCCTCGGCATCGCCATCGGCCCGCTGATCGCCGACCTGTTCACCGTGATGTCCCCGCAGGGCCGCGAGCGCATGAAGCGCGACAAGGTGCGCCAGTTCAACCTCGCACCTGACGTGAAGGGCTGGTCGGGCTACTTCCCCAACCCGTTCAAGGTGATCGACAAGACACAGACACGCTGGACGCTGGTCACCGCTGGCATCTCGAGCGCCACCTTCGTGTTCAGCCCGGTCGCGATGACCGTGGTGCTCGGTGAACTGGTCGGCTCGCGCATCAAGCACGCGTATCACCGCCTGACCACCGTGCTCGCCGCGCGCAACGGCGTGACCGAAGCCACCTACATCGCCGAGGCGCTGATCCCGCTGATCGCCTTCGGCCTGCCGCTAAGCCCCGTCGCCGCTGGCCCTGCCGCGCCGCTGTTCAATGCGCCACCGCGCTTCACCGTGGACGCCGCCACCGGCCAGACGCACAACCTGCACAACCTGATGAGCCACTGGGAGTTCCTCGGCTACGGGCTGCTCGCCGTCGCACTGGCCGCGCTCGTGTCGTATCCGTTCGCAATGAACTACGCCCGCCGCGCCGCGATGTTCGTCTCGCGCAAGGTCAGCCACGAAGCCATCATCGCCACCTTCGTCGGCCTGATCATCGTGATCAGCGTCTGGGAAGGCGCGCTGCTCGGCCTGCTGGTGATCCTGACCATGGGCCTCATGGGCGGCCTGCTGTCGCGCAACTTCGGCTTCAACACCGGCGTGCAATTCATGGGCTATTACACGGCCGTATTGAGTGTGCCTGCGCTGATCAAGTTGTTCTGA
- a CDS encoding bacterial transcriptional activator domain-containing protein — MPAQGAARARRSQLSALRDPEWLYNAGTDIITPLYEDSWYKNLSDSRARPYWQLAADILQQGYGHYIAFEDKGERNGFATDPHFFAMLCNNLGIALGKLEREGEAWPIHERGFHSSPFIENALSAANGAIRSGDAQAAQRCAAQLQTFVEKHFGKDDIEYGCRAQSCVLAAAGLSESPDEWLPKREAFQQKWSDNRKHARLCNSDEHHFPEDWRVLFTNNVGALNDQWEAMKRMFERHPNDARLVHLMLRNRRDHGGRSARESGLALADKARQLLEPQRHTDEGAARWFETRYSLAYLRYRSWFYDADLVGQDWLPQARKEFAECLADRASDKVQGVDAMLDYGMLLVREDIDSNEGIRWLGEVIQSLEPQPRAPANENAWRPDTAPDPALALAYVYRAHALCMQDKNDNAIPDLDAAAALNPWFPAVWYWRATIASEAGDADAAIRWATRFVEFDGINPPDDEGRATMLSALVQLLHAAGQPGQARERFNELEQLDASHDDLPELRELFNPAGKKGKSLWSRVKAWFG; from the coding sequence GTGCCTGCGCAAGGGGCTGCCCGTGCCCGACGGTCGCAACTGTCAGCACTGCGCGATCCCGAGTGGCTCTACAACGCGGGCACCGACATCATCACGCCGCTATACGAAGACTCTTGGTACAAGAACCTGAGCGACTCGCGCGCTCGCCCCTACTGGCAACTCGCCGCCGACATCCTGCAGCAGGGCTACGGCCACTACATCGCATTCGAGGACAAGGGTGAGCGCAACGGCTTCGCAACCGATCCGCATTTCTTCGCCATGCTGTGCAACAACCTTGGCATCGCGCTCGGCAAGCTCGAGCGCGAAGGCGAAGCGTGGCCGATCCACGAACGGGGCTTTCACAGCTCGCCCTTCATCGAGAACGCCTTGAGCGCTGCCAACGGAGCGATCCGCAGTGGCGATGCCCAAGCCGCACAGCGCTGCGCCGCACAACTCCAGACCTTCGTTGAGAAGCATTTCGGGAAGGACGACATCGAATACGGATGCCGCGCGCAATCCTGCGTTCTGGCAGCCGCAGGCCTCAGCGAATCGCCTGACGAGTGGCTGCCCAAGCGCGAAGCGTTTCAGCAAAAGTGGTCCGACAACCGCAAGCATGCACGCTTGTGCAACTCGGACGAGCACCATTTCCCGGAAGACTGGCGGGTGCTCTTCACCAACAACGTCGGCGCGCTCAACGATCAATGGGAAGCCATGAAGCGCATGTTCGAGCGCCATCCGAACGACGCGCGACTGGTGCACCTCATGCTGCGCAATCGCCGCGACCATGGTGGCCGCAGCGCGCGCGAAAGCGGTCTTGCACTGGCCGACAAAGCCCGGCAATTGCTTGAGCCGCAACGCCACACGGACGAGGGTGCGGCGCGCTGGTTCGAGACCCGTTACTCACTGGCCTATCTGCGCTACCGAAGCTGGTTCTATGACGCCGATCTCGTCGGCCAGGACTGGCTGCCGCAAGCGCGCAAGGAGTTCGCGGAATGCCTCGCCGATCGCGCCTCAGACAAGGTCCAGGGCGTGGACGCCATGCTCGACTACGGCATGCTGCTGGTGCGCGAAGACATCGATTCCAATGAAGGCATACGCTGGCTCGGCGAAGTGATCCAGTCGCTCGAACCACAACCACGCGCCCCCGCAAACGAGAACGCGTGGCGACCAGACACCGCCCCCGATCCCGCCCTCGCGCTGGCCTATGTCTATCGCGCACATGCCCTGTGCATGCAGGACAAGAACGACAACGCCATCCCCGACCTCGACGCCGCCGCCGCACTCAATCCCTGGTTTCCTGCCGTGTGGTATTGGAGGGCAACCATCGCATCGGAAGCTGGTGACGCCGACGCAGCCATCCGGTGGGCAACGCGCTTTGTGGAGTTCGACGGAATCAATCCGCCCGACGACGAAGGGCGTGCGACGATGCTGTCCGCGCTGGTTCAACTGCTGCATGCCGCAGGACAGCCCGGGCAGGCACGCGAGCGCTTCAACGAACTGGAGCAGCTCGATGCATCCCACGACGACCTGCCTGAACTGCGTGAGCTCTTCAATCCCGCAGGCAAAAAAGGAAAGTCGCTCTGGTCCAGGGTGAAAGCCTGGTTCGGCTGA
- a CDS encoding MarR family winged helix-turn-helix transcriptional regulator — protein MPASHSDIDQSRLARFLGFRLTRAKVQVHRALMSRLSAQELSTTDFSALVLIDSNPGLYQRQLGLALEISPPNVVPIIDRLVQREVVVRLPSKDDRRMQELHLTDAGRALLKKAEAEVARFEQLLEDSLTATEQRYINSALKKLSAFEA, from the coding sequence GTGCCAGCATCTCATTCCGACATCGATCAGTCGCGGCTTGCCCGGTTTCTTGGATTTCGGCTCACCCGCGCGAAGGTGCAGGTGCACAGGGCGCTGATGTCGCGTCTTTCCGCGCAGGAACTCAGCACCACCGACTTTTCGGCGTTGGTGCTGATCGACTCCAACCCCGGGTTGTACCAGCGGCAACTGGGCCTCGCGCTTGAAATCTCGCCGCCCAATGTGGTGCCCATCATCGACCGGCTGGTGCAGCGCGAGGTCGTCGTGCGCCTGCCCAGCAAGGATGATCGCCGCATGCAGGAGCTGCATCTGACCGACGCGGGTCGCGCGCTGCTCAAGAAGGCCGAGGCCGAGGTCGCGCGGTTCGAGCAACTGCTTGAAGATTCGCTCACCGCGACCGAGCAGCGCTACATCAACTCGGCGCTCAAGAAGCTCAGCGCGTTCGAGGCATAG
- a CDS encoding acyl-CoA dehydrogenase family protein: MSSGGIPYRAPLADIAFVIERWIDAPADWKCMDCHESLDAEAARMVAEAAGQFSADTLAPINGTGDLQGCTLAEGRVTTPDGFREAYRAYCGAGWTALACDPAVGGQGLPQLLDAMLNEMIVSGNHAWAMYLGILHGAYACLNAHAPEWMRAAWLPHLVSGRWLATMCLTEPQAGSDLGLLRAQARPQADGSHRIDGQKIFISGGEQDLTENIVHLVLARLPDAPPGTKGISLFLVPKLLPQDGGFEPNAVFCDGIEKKMGIKGSATCAMRFESAKGWLIGEPHRGLAAMFIMMNSARLHVGLQGLGHAEMAYQLALTYARERQQMRAQPRPQGATGAADAIIHHAPMRRILMDLRVWTEGMRALGYWAGHVLDLTEHAPDAAERAGQQALAALLTPVIKSFFTERGFELASQALQVFGGYGYVHEYRIEQIVRDSRIAMIYEGTNQIQALDLLQRKVLAGGGDGLAPLLDAFRHEANLAMRCPNARAYGQTLTQWCDRLMEATAALAKDAQADAELPARAAEDYLRLVGVIAMAFSWCRAVRVADEAHAHKRQSACYFYDHVLVDAGHWLARVQAARHVIPMIDVG; this comes from the coding sequence ATGAGTTCAGGCGGTATTCCTTACCGTGCGCCGCTGGCCGACATTGCCTTCGTGATCGAGCGCTGGATCGATGCGCCCGCCGACTGGAAGTGCATGGACTGCCACGAGTCGCTCGACGCCGAAGCCGCGCGCATGGTGGCCGAGGCGGCGGGGCAGTTCTCTGCCGACACGCTCGCGCCGATCAACGGCACGGGCGATCTGCAGGGCTGCACGCTGGCGGAAGGGCGGGTCACGACGCCCGACGGCTTTCGCGAGGCCTATCGCGCGTACTGCGGCGCGGGCTGGACGGCGCTCGCCTGCGATCCGGCGGTGGGCGGTCAGGGCCTGCCGCAGCTGCTCGATGCGATGCTCAACGAGATGATCGTCTCGGGCAACCATGCATGGGCGATGTACCTCGGCATCTTGCACGGGGCCTACGCCTGCCTCAACGCCCACGCGCCCGAGTGGATGCGGGCGGCTTGGCTGCCGCATCTGGTGAGTGGCCGTTGGCTCGCCACCATGTGCCTGACCGAGCCGCAGGCGGGCAGCGATCTGGGACTGCTGCGCGCACAGGCGCGGCCGCAGGCGGATGGCAGCCATCGCATCGACGGTCAGAAGATCTTCATCTCGGGCGGCGAGCAGGATCTGACCGAAAACATCGTGCACCTCGTGCTCGCGCGCCTGCCCGATGCGCCGCCCGGCACCAAGGGCATCTCGCTGTTTCTGGTGCCCAAGCTCTTGCCGCAGGACGGCGGTTTCGAGCCCAATGCGGTGTTTTGCGACGGCATCGAAAAGAAGATGGGCATCAAGGGCAGCGCGACCTGCGCGATGCGTTTTGAGAGCGCCAAGGGCTGGCTGATCGGCGAGCCGCACCGGGGTCTGGCCGCCATGTTCATCATGATGAATTCGGCGCGGCTGCATGTCGGTCTGCAGGGGCTGGGGCATGCGGAGATGGCGTACCAGCTTGCACTCACCTATGCGCGGGAGCGTCAGCAGATGCGCGCACAGCCAAGGCCGCAAGGTGCCACGGGTGCTGCGGACGCCATCATCCACCATGCGCCGATGCGCCGCATCCTCATGGATCTGCGTGTGTGGACCGAGGGCATGCGTGCGCTCGGTTACTGGGCCGGGCATGTGCTCGATCTGACCGAACACGCGCCCGACGCGGCCGAGCGTGCGGGCCAGCAGGCGCTGGCGGCGCTGCTCACGCCGGTCATCAAGTCGTTCTTCACCGAACGCGGCTTCGAGCTGGCGAGCCAGGCACTGCAGGTGTTTGGCGGATACGGCTATGTGCACGAATACCGCATCGAGCAGATCGTGCGCGACAGCCGAATCGCGATGATCTACGAGGGCACGAACCAGATTCAGGCGCTCGACCTGCTGCAGCGCAAGGTGCTCGCAGGCGGTGGCGATGGGCTCGCGCCGCTGCTCGACGCGTTCCGGCACGAGGCAAATTTGGCGATGCGTTGCCCGAACGCCCGCGCCTATGGACAGACGCTCACGCAGTGGTGCGACCGGCTGATGGAGGCGACGGCGGCGTTGGCGAAAGATGCGCAGGCCGATGCGGAACTGCCCGCGCGTGCGGCCGAGGACTATCTGCGTCTGGTCGGCGTGATCGCGATGGCGTTCTCGTGGTGCCGCGCTGTGCGCGTGGCGGACGAAGCCCATGCGCACAAGCGGCAGAGTGCGTGCTATTTTTATGACCATGTGCTGGTGGACGCGGGGCATTGGCTTGCTCGCGTGCAGGCCGCGCGCCACGTGATTCCGATGATCGATGTGGGCTGA